A single genomic interval of Lacrimispora sphenoides JCM 1415 harbors:
- a CDS encoding DUF3267 domain-containing protein: protein MNQLPEGYKEIRKVDLTEDKKTFIVINFFSFIIFIAMAVLGAIIIPISFTVDSKFLYLLILAVFLYIIYIILHEAIHGYFMKKFSGIKAYYGHAMFCAYAGSDAYFNKKHYIIISLAPVAILGIVLFIINAIVPQSYFWVIYFVQMGNLAGATGDFYVTYLMSKMPDDTLTHDTGESMTMYSRQS from the coding sequence ATGAATCAATTACCAGAAGGATATAAGGAAATAAGAAAGGTAGATTTGACAGAAGATAAAAAAACATTTATTGTTATAAACTTCTTTTCATTTATAATTTTTATCGCTATGGCAGTTTTAGGTGCCATTATTATACCAATAAGCTTTACTGTTGATTCAAAATTTTTGTACCTATTAATCCTTGCTGTATTTTTGTATATAATCTATATCATTTTACATGAAGCGATACACGGATATTTTATGAAAAAATTTAGTGGGATAAAGGCATATTACGGCCATGCAATGTTCTGTGCATATGCAGGTAGTGATGCTTATTTCAATAAAAAGCATTACATCATAATATCACTTGCTCCTGTTGCAATTCTCGGCATTGTTTTATTTATAATTAATGCTATAGTACCACAGAGTTATTTTTGGGTGATATATTTTGTACAAATGGGGAACTTAGCGGGTGCTACCGGCGACTTTTATGTAACCTATTTAATGAGTAAGATGCCTGATGACACTTTAACTCACGACACAGGTGAGTCTATGACAATGTATTCAAGACAATCGTAA
- a CDS encoding nitroreductase family protein — translation MRDFYDVIKSRQTIRDFENASINDEVIERIISAGMKAPTNDHMRDWHFIVIKDKNTVVKLINKIPEQISDGEVNSILRDWNLNDTCQQNTYKDAIPKQYQMLAESASLIVPLFKQKTDILHPKNLSHLNGYASIWCCIENMFLAITAEGYASALRIPLGDEGDWARKVLNFPEDYLMPCFIAVGKESANASCVKQKEYSVTERIHKNACNKFHLVLANYG, via the coding sequence ATGAGAGATTTTTATGATGTAATCAAATCAAGGCAGACAATTAGAGATTTTGAAAACGCATCCATAAATGATGAGGTTATAGAAAGAATTATTTCAGCGGGAATGAAAGCGCCTACAAATGACCACATGAGAGATTGGCATTTCATTGTTATTAAGGATAAGAATACTGTAGTTAAATTAATCAATAAAATACCAGAGCAGATATCTGATGGCGAAGTCAATTCCATATTGCGAGATTGGAACTTAAATGATACTTGCCAACAAAATACCTACAAAGATGCAATTCCAAAACAGTATCAAATGTTAGCAGAGTCAGCTAGTTTGATTGTTCCATTGTTTAAACAAAAGACGGATATATTGCATCCTAAAAATCTTTCTCACTTAAATGGTTATGCGTCTATTTGGTGTTGTATTGAAAATATGTTTCTGGCAATAACTGCTGAGGGATATGCATCTGCTTTACGCATTCCTTTAGGAGATGAAGGAGACTGGGCAAGAAAAGTCTTAAATTTTCCAGAGGATTATCTTATGCCGTGTTTTATAGCTGTGGGAAAAGAGAGTGCAAATGCTTCATGCGTAAAACAAAAAGAATACTCTGTAACCGAGAGAATACATAAGAATGCCTGTAATAAATTCCATTTGGTACTTGCCAATTATGGGTAA
- a CDS encoding ATP-dependent DNA helicase, with amino-acid sequence MQRKEGIVCRTACSSLFLTSLSGEADYEYPIAFIGKSSAVDAHSLYLTKKEKNGQEKKGGDAGVEEIKKKVLKISVRNLVELVLRSGDLDNRRTGGAEKTAMQEGSRIHRKIQRRMGADYRAEVVLKHEVEVDQFQILVEGRADGIIDIPEGVTIDEIKGMYMDLSYLSEPIEVHLAQAMCYGYFYCYDHGLNGAVMQMTYCNIETEEIRRFKVEKSFEELESWFQGLIHEYIKWARYLYNHGIRRDESIKELSFPYPYRKGQRELVVAVYRSIARKKNLFIQAPTGIGKTLSTVYPAIKAIGEGLGDKLFYLTAKTITRGVAEEAFDILREHGLYLNSVTITAKEKLCFLEKPECNPDACPYAKGHFDRVGDAVYDIIHKEAGITRETVLRYAEEYKVCPFEFCLDISNWVDSIICDYNYVFDPNVRLKRYFSEGLTGDYLFLADEAHNLVPRAREMYSATVYKEDFLLIKKILKSMSPKLVRMLERCNKELLEMKRECEEFQILEDIRFFMTGVMTLFGEMEKFMETGEEFKDRDLVLDFYFKLRDLLNIYDCLDENYRIYTELLSDGRFMLRLFCVNPAKNLKECLDKGNSTVFFSATLLPVRYYKELLSGDQEEYAVYAQSPFDQEKRLLLVASDVSSRYTRRNRREYQKVVDYMRRIVSARKGNYMVFLPSYQYLKAVEAILEETEGLEQEFAYMSQASHMSEQEREEFLKEFSEDRKDSFVALCVMGGVFSEGIDLKEGRLIGAIIVGTGLPMVCTEQEILKGYFDSREQNGFDYAYQYPGMNKVMQAAGRVIRTVRDEGVIALLDERFIKPDYQALFPREWDGYYEVKLKNVDEVVQNFWAGRK; translated from the coding sequence ATGCAACGGAAAGAGGGAATTGTATGCCGTACGGCCTGCAGTTCCCTTTTTTTAACCTCATTAAGTGGCGAAGCGGATTACGAATATCCGATAGCCTTCATAGGAAAAAGCTCCGCTGTGGATGCACACTCTTTGTATTTAACTAAAAAAGAAAAGAACGGACAAGAAAAGAAAGGAGGGGACGCCGGAGTGGAGGAGATAAAGAAAAAAGTCCTGAAAATTTCTGTCAGGAATTTAGTTGAGCTTGTTCTGCGCTCCGGCGACCTGGATAACCGGCGGACTGGCGGGGCTGAAAAGACCGCCATGCAGGAAGGGAGCCGGATACACAGGAAGATCCAGCGCCGCATGGGAGCGGACTACCGGGCGGAAGTGGTGTTAAAGCATGAGGTAGAAGTGGATCAGTTTCAAATTCTGGTGGAGGGGCGGGCCGATGGCATCATTGATATACCGGAAGGGGTGACCATTGATGAGATCAAAGGCATGTATATGGATTTGTCCTATTTATCAGAGCCTATTGAAGTACATTTAGCCCAGGCCATGTGCTATGGGTATTTTTACTGTTATGACCACGGGCTGAATGGGGCTGTCATGCAGATGACCTACTGCAACATTGAAACAGAGGAGATACGGCGTTTTAAAGTGGAAAAATCCTTTGAGGAGCTGGAAAGCTGGTTTCAGGGCCTGATTCACGAGTACATTAAATGGGCAAGATATTTATATAACCATGGAATAAGAAGAGATGAATCCATAAAGGAGCTTTCCTTTCCCTATCCCTACCGGAAGGGGCAGAGGGAGCTTGTGGTGGCCGTATACCGGAGTATTGCAAGAAAGAAGAACCTTTTTATTCAGGCTCCTACGGGAATCGGTAAGACCCTTTCCACCGTTTATCCGGCCATAAAGGCCATTGGGGAAGGGCTTGGAGATAAATTGTTTTATCTGACCGCAAAAACCATAACCAGAGGTGTGGCGGAAGAAGCTTTTGATATCTTGCGGGAGCATGGGCTTTATTTAAACTCAGTGACTATTACGGCAAAGGAAAAACTGTGCTTCCTTGAAAAACCGGAATGCAACCCGGATGCCTGTCCTTATGCCAAGGGCCATTTTGACCGGGTAGGAGATGCAGTTTATGATATTATCCACAAAGAGGCCGGAATCACCAGGGAAACAGTACTTCGCTATGCAGAGGAATACAAGGTATGCCCATTTGAATTCTGCCTGGATATCAGCAACTGGGTGGATTCCATTATCTGTGATTATAATTACGTATTCGACCCTAATGTCCGTTTGAAACGGTATTTTTCCGAAGGCCTCACAGGAGATTACCTGTTTTTGGCAGACGAGGCTCATAACCTTGTTCCAAGAGCCAGGGAAATGTACAGCGCAACGGTCTATAAGGAGGACTTTCTTCTTATTAAAAAGATTTTGAAATCCATGAGCCCAAAGCTTGTCCGGATGCTGGAGCGGTGCAACAAAGAGCTTCTGGAAATGAAACGGGAATGCGAGGAGTTTCAGATCCTGGAAGACATCCGGTTTTTTATGACCGGTGTCATGACCCTTTTCGGGGAAATGGAGAAATTTATGGAAACCGGTGAGGAATTTAAAGACCGGGACCTGGTTCTTGATTTTTATTTTAAACTGCGGGATCTTTTAAATATCTATGACTGTCTGGATGAGAATTACCGGATCTATACAGAGCTTTTGTCTGACGGACGTTTTATGCTCAGGCTGTTTTGCGTAAATCCGGCGAAAAACTTAAAAGAATGTCTGGACAAGGGAAACAGTACCGTGTTCTTTTCTGCCACATTGCTCCCGGTGCGGTATTATAAGGAGCTTCTAAGCGGTGACCAGGAAGAATATGCAGTGTATGCCCAGTCTCCCTTTGATCAAGAGAAACGTTTACTCCTTGTTGCTTCTGATGTCAGCAGCCGCTATACCAGAAGAAACCGCCGGGAATACCAGAAGGTAGTGGATTATATGCGAAGAATCGTGTCAGCCCGAAAAGGAAACTATATGGTGTTTTTGCCGTCATACCAGTATTTAAAGGCAGTAGAGGCGATTCTTGAGGAAACAGAAGGACTGGAACAGGAGTTTGCTTATATGTCCCAGGCATCTCACATGAGCGAACAGGAGAGGGAGGAGTTTTTAAAGGAATTTTCAGAGGACCGAAAGGATTCTTTTGTGGCCCTTTGCGTTATGGGCGGCGTATTTTCGGAAGGAATTGATTTAAAGGAAGGGCGTCTGATCGGAGCCATCATCGTTGGCACCGGACTTCCCATGGTCTGTACGGAGCAGGAGATCTTAAAGGGGTATTTCGATTCCAGGGAGCAGAACGGATTTGATTATGCTTACCAGTATCCGGGGATGAATAAGGTCATGCAGGCAGCAGGAAGGGTAATCCGTACCGTCCGGGATGAGGGAGTCATCGCATTGCTTGATGAGCGTTTTATAAAGCCAGACTATCAGGCCCTGTTTCCAAGGGAATGGGACGGGTATTATGAAGTGAAGCTAAAAAATGTGGATGAAGTGGTCCAGAACTTTTGGGCCGGGCGAAAGTAA
- a CDS encoding HPr family phosphocarrier protein — MKQLKIMLPNVAEAKNFVAAAAKCDFDIDVYYNRVTIDAKSILGVLSLDLTQVLTVEFNGEDAEFEAFLAAKAPGKCSAA, encoded by the coding sequence ATGAAACAGTTAAAGATTATGTTGCCGAATGTTGCCGAGGCGAAGAATTTTGTTGCTGCTGCTGCTAAATGTGATTTTGACATAGACGTGTATTACAATAGAGTAACCATTGACGCAAAGTCTATATTAGGAGTATTGAGTTTAGATTTGACACAGGTTTTGACCGTTGAGTTTAACGGGGAAGATGCAGAGTTTGAGGCATTTCTGGCAGCGAAAGCTCCAGGTAAATGTTCAGCAGCATAA
- a CDS encoding IS110 family transposase, which yields MNAVGVDVSKGKSMIAILRPFGEIVSSPFEVLHTSSGINELISHIQSLDGDTRIVMEHTGRYYEPMAHWLSGAGLFVSAVNPKLIKDFGNNSLRKVKTDKADAIKIARYTLDNWTDLKQYSLMDEIRTQLKTMNRQFDFYMKQKTSFKNNLISLLDQTYPGANDFFDSPVRSDGSQKWVDFASAYWHVDCVRKMSLPAFTEHYQKWCRRKGYNFQPDKPGEIYTASENLIAVLSKDPMTKMLIKQAIDQLDTASKIVEELRSKMNQTAAKLPEYPIVMAMKGVGPSLGPQLMAEIGDVARFSHRGAITAFAGVDPGANQSGAYEQQSVRTSKRGSAQLRKTLFQVMDVLIKTSPADDPVYEFMSKKRSQGKSYYVYMTAGANKFLRIYYGRVKEYLDSLPQSE from the coding sequence ATGAATGCTGTCGGTGTTGATGTTTCCAAAGGTAAGAGTATGATTGCCATCCTTCGCCCCTTCGGTGAAATTGTTTCCAGTCCCTTTGAGGTCCTGCATACATCCAGTGGGATTAATGAACTTATCTCCCATATCCAGTCCCTGGACGGTGACACCAGAATCGTTATGGAGCACACCGGACGCTACTATGAGCCAATGGCTCACTGGCTTTCCGGTGCCGGACTGTTTGTCAGTGCTGTTAATCCAAAACTCATCAAAGATTTTGGCAACAACTCTCTCCGTAAAGTCAAGACGGATAAAGCAGATGCTATAAAAATTGCCCGTTATACTCTTGACAACTGGACCGATTTGAAACAGTATAGTCTTATGGATGAAATACGCACTCAACTCAAAACCATGAATCGGCAGTTTGATTTCTACATGAAGCAGAAGACCTCCTTCAAAAACAACTTAATCTCTTTACTTGATCAGACCTATCCTGGTGCCAATGATTTTTTTGACAGCCCTGTTCGCAGTGACGGCAGCCAGAAATGGGTTGATTTTGCATCTGCTTATTGGCATGTAGACTGTGTTCGCAAGATGTCCCTCCCTGCGTTTACAGAGCATTATCAGAAATGGTGTAGGCGCAAAGGCTATAACTTCCAGCCTGATAAACCAGGAGAAATTTACACTGCTTCAGAAAACCTTATAGCAGTTCTTTCAAAAGATCCAATGACCAAAATGCTCATAAAACAGGCGATAGACCAACTAGACACTGCCTCCAAAATCGTAGAAGAACTTCGCAGCAAGATGAACCAGACTGCGGCCAAACTTCCGGAATACCCGATTGTTATGGCTATGAAAGGTGTCGGCCCATCTCTTGGTCCCCAGCTCATGGCTGAAATCGGCGATGTAGCCCGTTTTTCTCACCGGGGAGCGATTACAGCATTTGCCGGAGTTGATCCAGGGGCAAACCAGTCAGGGGCTTACGAGCAGCAAAGTGTCCGCACTTCAAAACGTGGCTCTGCCCAACTCCGCAAGACTTTATTTCAGGTCATGGACGTATTAATTAAGACATCCCCAGCAGATGATCCAGTCTACGAGTTTATGTCAAAAAAACGCTCTCAGGGGAAATCCTACTATGTCTACATGACTGCCGGTGCCAACAAGTTTCTGCGAATCTACTACGGACGGGTGAAAGAATACTTAGATTCCCTTCCCCAGTCAGAATAA
- a CDS encoding cold-shock protein — MNKGTVKWFNAQKGFGFISDEQGNEIFVHFSGLAMDGYKSLDDGQSVTFDVTEGNRGPQAVNVRPA, encoded by the coding sequence ATGAATAAAGGTACAGTAAAATGGTTTAATGCACAAAAGGGATTTGGTTTTATCAGCGACGAGCAGGGTAATGAAATTTTCGTTCATTTCTCAGGTCTTGCTATGGACGGTTATAAGTCTTTAGATGATGGTCAGTCTGTAACATTTGATGTAACAGAAGGTAATCGTGGACCACAGGCTGTTAATGTTCGTCCTGCATAA
- a CDS encoding sigma-70 domain-containing protein → MHDDFYQMYLEEMGHIPPCTRGEQEDLLKEAVLGRKEAKKRLVEGNLRAALEYAREYDGRGVLMTDLVQEANMALMMAVEEYVNSEDRPEFDSFKNQRIKEALDAAVEEQQSAKQTGEELAARVNVLQQISQLLTGELGREATVEELADKMKMTVEEIKGIMKIAMDAMSMNAETLDLEALAEVEGIEITGDEEADDYDYEE, encoded by the coding sequence ATGCATGATGATTTTTATCAGATGTATCTGGAAGAAATGGGACATATCCCTCCCTGTACCAGGGGAGAGCAGGAAGACCTTTTAAAGGAAGCAGTACTGGGCAGGAAAGAAGCGAAAAAAAGGCTTGTAGAAGGAAACTTACGGGCTGCCCTGGAATATGCCAGGGAATATGACGGCAGGGGCGTTCTTATGACAGATCTGGTCCAGGAAGCCAATATGGCTCTCATGATGGCTGTGGAGGAGTATGTTAATTCAGAAGACAGACCGGAATTTGACAGCTTTAAAAACCAGAGAATCAAGGAAGCCCTTGATGCAGCTGTGGAGGAACAGCAGTCTGCAAAGCAGACTGGAGAAGAGCTGGCCGCCCGGGTGAATGTGCTTCAGCAGATATCCCAGCTTCTTACAGGGGAACTGGGACGGGAAGCAACGGTAGAAGAGCTGGCAGACAAGATGAAGATGACCGTGGAAGAAATAAAGGGAATTATGAAGATTGCAATGGATGCCATGAGCATGAATGCGGAAACCTTGGATTTAGAAGCCCTGGCAGAAGTAGAGGGCATCGAGATCACTGGGGATGAAGAGGCTGATGATTACGATTACGAAGAATAA
- a CDS encoding histidine phosphatase family protein encodes MKIYLIRHGQTDWNIQGKIQGSHDIPLNETGRRQAELLAKGMDSRPVLRIFSSTLTRAMETAEKIRSRQKVEICSMPQLIEVEFGKWEGMTWDEIMEAYPEEYKRWALCPDEASPPGGENQDQVLNRCVWAVKEILRITGGREDVAIVSHGATIAYLVSYMMQNHPEVESIIVENASITTVNYSPLTEDFMLLEMNDTSHMEE; translated from the coding sequence ATGAAGATATATCTGATACGCCACGGACAAACGGACTGGAACATCCAGGGTAAAATCCAGGGGAGCCACGATATTCCTCTTAATGAAACGGGCCGAAGGCAGGCGGAGCTGCTGGCAAAGGGCATGGATTCACGCCCGGTTTTAAGGATCTTTTCCAGTACCTTAACCCGTGCCATGGAAACAGCCGAAAAAATCAGAAGCAGGCAAAAGGTGGAAATATGTTCCATGCCCCAGCTTATTGAAGTGGAATTTGGCAAATGGGAAGGCATGACGTGGGATGAGATCATGGAAGCGTATCCAGAGGAATACAAACGGTGGGCTTTATGTCCTGATGAAGCATCTCCTCCAGGCGGAGAAAACCAGGACCAGGTTTTAAACCGCTGTGTGTGGGCGGTGAAGGAAATATTAAGAATCACCGGCGGCAGAGAGGATGTTGCTATTGTATCCCACGGCGCCACCATCGCGTATCTTGTCTCCTATATGATGCAAAATCATCCGGAGGTGGAAAGCATTATTGTAGAAAATGCAAGCATTACAACGGTTAATTACAGTCCGCTGACGGAAGATTTCATGCTGTTGGAGATGAACGATACTTCCCACATGGAGGAATAA
- a CDS encoding LysR family transcriptional regulator — protein sequence MDINYELYKVFYHVATTLSFSEASKQLFISQSAVSQSIKVLEKKLNQTLFVRSTKKVQLTPEGDILLKHIEPAINLIQKGENQLLEANTLNGGQLRIGASDTICRYYLVPYLNKFHKTYPNVHIKVTNQTSIECAHLLESGQVDFIITNYPNSGLLSSQNTRVINEFADVFVANQEYFPLKGQTVSLGTLQTYPILMLERKSTTSEFLHHMFQKEQLDLVPEIELSSNDLLIDLARIGLGIAFVPDFCIPENDRDLFQVKLSEKLPTRQMVVAYNENLPVSQASKQFMDML from the coding sequence ATGGATATTAATTATGAACTTTATAAAGTCTTTTACCACGTTGCCACCACCTTAAGCTTCTCGGAGGCATCCAAACAGCTTTTCATCTCCCAGTCGGCAGTCAGCCAGTCCATCAAGGTGCTGGAGAAAAAGCTGAACCAGACCCTTTTCGTACGGAGCACGAAAAAGGTGCAGCTTACTCCGGAAGGAGACATCCTCCTAAAGCACATAGAACCAGCCATTAATCTGATTCAAAAGGGAGAAAACCAGCTGTTGGAGGCCAATACCTTAAACGGCGGCCAGCTGCGGATCGGTGCCAGCGACACCATATGCCGCTACTACCTTGTTCCATATTTAAATAAATTTCATAAAACCTACCCCAATGTACACATCAAGGTCACCAACCAGACATCCATTGAATGCGCTCATCTTCTGGAAAGCGGGCAGGTGGATTTTATCATTACCAATTATCCCAACTCAGGGCTTTTAAGCTCCCAGAATACCCGGGTCATCAACGAATTCGCCGATGTATTTGTCGCCAATCAGGAATATTTCCCTTTGAAGGGACAGACCGTAAGCCTTGGGACTCTCCAGACCTATCCGATTCTGATGCTGGAGAGAAAAAGTACGACCAGTGAGTTCCTTCATCACATGTTCCAAAAGGAGCAGCTTGATCTGGTCCCTGAGATCGAACTGAGCAGCAACGATCTTTTAATCGACTTAGCCCGCATCGGCCTGGGAATCGCATTTGTTCCGGACTTCTGCATTCCTGAGAATGACAGGGACTTATTCCAGGTAAAGCTTTCGGAAAAGCTTCCTACCCGTCAGATGGTCGTAGCTTACAATGAAAACTTGCCCGTTTCCCAAGCTTCCAAACAGTTTATGGATATGCTTTAA